The Kordia sp. SMS9 genome window below encodes:
- a CDS encoding DUF4132 domain-containing protein, whose protein sequence is MGFTDSLKKLFAAKKEAETPENAVYGAQLKEIQQEAFLEGYTYSIAFSKLKTYKALKAKDATFKKEFVQYLAEKNIAILKKSTIKSLSNSESTTRNICNSLLTALLRSNLEYKPAEFAKLMDFFESSSASKKKYLHFWNWPIGFAVQQIEKSVKKNGLSLEWKAYIEKFLASPAMVNKNNYWGSDLDKIEAKLKKLLFDEQNTTGKTLPYTHVEDQFGEMFNPEILALEENLRDHFYQLCHLFSKVSSGKPSQRFLKNTSKIIDDIGIAKYKATVHPWLAYIIQLKEIEKTVHNTYSGQTYTHTYYTFLDEKSTVLLKGMVWSLAKFHDTETLNLVAKLAERCYKKIPSVGPAAAGIGNACIYVLGNTKGLEGISHLSRLKLKIKQNNTRKLIEKYIEAASIKLGISSSEIEELSIPHFGLDNGAKTYTFDDYTLEIHIQELGKVSLIWRKPDTKLQKTTPAFVKNSSKLAAKLKKAKSEVAQVKKYLTAQRDRIDRLYLDDRIWSYENFEKHYVNHGLVSFIAKKLLWQFKKEEKFITALYIDQQWTTAANEHLDWITDETEVRLWHPIHETVDGVLFWRTKLETLQIKQPLKQAYREVYILTDAEINTKTYSNRMAAHILKQHQFKALTSVRGWKYSLLGAFDGGYDGDVAKIQVKAHGIEAQFWINTLHAEEEFNDAGIWNYVATDQVRFMKNEEVMDLLDVPKLVLSEIVRDVDLFVGVCSVGNDPQWRDNGGLPQYHDYWTSYSFGDLTELAKTRKQILEKLLPRLKISKVATIKGKFLHIKGSKRTYKIHIGSSNILMEPNDQYLCIVPARGEDKKTKNIFLPFEGDRGLSLVLSKAFLLAEDHKITDKTILSQIN, encoded by the coding sequence ATGGGATTCACAGACAGTTTAAAAAAATTATTTGCCGCAAAAAAAGAAGCGGAAACTCCAGAAAATGCAGTGTACGGAGCGCAACTAAAAGAAATTCAGCAAGAAGCTTTCTTAGAAGGATATACCTATTCAATAGCATTTTCAAAATTAAAAACGTACAAAGCACTCAAAGCAAAAGACGCAACTTTCAAAAAGGAATTTGTGCAATACTTGGCTGAAAAAAATATTGCGATACTCAAAAAAAGCACAATCAAATCACTTTCAAATAGTGAAAGTACCACACGAAATATTTGCAATAGCCTACTAACGGCATTACTACGTAGCAATCTTGAATATAAACCTGCGGAGTTTGCCAAACTGATGGATTTCTTTGAAAGCTCGTCAGCTTCTAAAAAAAAATACCTCCATTTTTGGAATTGGCCTATAGGTTTTGCAGTTCAACAAATAGAAAAAAGTGTAAAGAAAAATGGGCTATCTCTTGAGTGGAAAGCGTACATAGAAAAATTTCTAGCGTCTCCCGCAATGGTAAATAAGAACAATTATTGGGGATCAGATTTGGATAAGATAGAAGCAAAACTCAAAAAACTACTTTTTGACGAGCAAAATACCACAGGAAAAACGCTTCCATATACACATGTAGAAGATCAATTTGGAGAAATGTTCAATCCAGAAATTCTTGCATTAGAAGAAAACCTACGTGATCATTTTTATCAACTATGTCATCTATTTTCCAAAGTCTCTAGCGGGAAACCTTCACAACGCTTCTTAAAAAATACAAGTAAAATCATTGATGATATCGGAATTGCCAAATACAAAGCAACCGTGCATCCGTGGTTAGCATATATTATACAACTCAAAGAAATAGAAAAAACGGTGCATAATACGTATTCAGGACAAACCTATACACATACGTATTACACATTTCTTGATGAAAAAAGTACAGTACTTCTAAAAGGAATGGTGTGGAGTTTGGCAAAATTTCATGATACGGAAACCTTAAACTTGGTCGCAAAACTAGCGGAACGTTGCTATAAAAAAATCCCTAGTGTTGGACCAGCTGCGGCTGGAATTGGGAATGCGTGTATCTATGTATTAGGAAATACCAAAGGACTTGAAGGAATCAGTCATTTATCACGCTTAAAACTAAAAATAAAGCAAAACAATACACGTAAACTCATTGAAAAATACATTGAAGCTGCTTCTATAAAACTAGGAATTTCTTCTTCAGAAATAGAAGAACTTTCCATTCCTCATTTTGGACTAGATAATGGCGCAAAAACATACACTTTTGACGATTATACATTAGAAATACACATTCAAGAGCTTGGAAAAGTGAGTCTCATCTGGCGAAAGCCGGATACAAAATTGCAAAAAACGACGCCTGCATTTGTGAAAAATTCTTCCAAACTCGCTGCAAAACTTAAAAAAGCCAAAAGTGAGGTAGCCCAGGTAAAAAAATACTTGACTGCACAACGAGATCGAATTGATCGTTTATACTTAGACGATCGTATTTGGAGTTATGAAAATTTTGAAAAACATTATGTAAATCATGGATTGGTTAGTTTTATCGCAAAAAAGCTTTTATGGCAATTCAAAAAAGAAGAAAAATTTATTACCGCTTTATATATAGATCAGCAATGGACAACTGCGGCAAATGAACACTTAGATTGGATTACTGACGAAACCGAAGTGCGTTTATGGCATCCAATTCACGAAACTGTTGATGGTGTATTATTTTGGCGAACAAAACTAGAAACACTTCAAATAAAACAGCCGCTAAAACAAGCATATCGAGAAGTGTACATATTGACAGACGCCGAAATAAATACAAAAACATATAGCAATCGAATGGCGGCACATATCTTAAAACAGCACCAATTTAAGGCATTGACGAGCGTTCGCGGATGGAAATATTCACTTTTGGGGGCGTTTGATGGCGGATATGATGGAGATGTAGCTAAAATTCAAGTAAAAGCACATGGAATAGAAGCACAATTTTGGATCAATACCTTACATGCGGAAGAGGAATTTAACGATGCTGGAATATGGAATTATGTAGCCACAGATCAAGTACGATTCATGAAAAATGAAGAAGTCATGGATTTGTTAGATGTTCCAAAGCTGGTATTGTCTGAAATAGTACGCGATGTCGATTTATTTGTGGGAGTTTGTAGTGTTGGAAACGATCCGCAATGGCGAGATAACGGCGGATTGCCACAATACCATGACTATTGGACCAGCTATTCTTTTGGCGATTTAACCGAATTAGCAAAAACCCGAAAGCAAATTTTAGAAAAACTACTGCCGCGATTAAAAATTAGCAAAGTCGCTACAATTAAAGGGAAGTTTTTACACATAAAAGGTTCCAAACGCACTTACAAAATTCACATTGGAAGTTCTAACATTTTAATGGAACCAAATGATCAATATCTCTGTATTGTACCTGCGAGAGGAGAAGATAAAAAGACGAAAAATATCTTTTTACCGTTTGAAGGCGATCGCGGATTATCTCTAGTTTTGAGTAAAGCATTTTTATTGGCGGAAGATCATAAAATTACAGACAAAACCATTTTAAGTCAAATCAATTAA
- a CDS encoding ThiF family adenylyltransferase, which yields MIEKEALKSKLKQTHIAVVGCGGLGCGTVLSLTLLGVGKLTIIDDDRVETDNLQRQILYDLTSVGNYKCDVVKEQLHARNNTIEITSFKERLTSQNSEKLLKEATIIVDCTDNYAARLVIDAYCSKQQIPMIYTGVKAAEGHISVFNYNGGKSLTETFANAQEVFQNEDCNDSNVMPQIVSIASSFQVNEVVKILQEASTVLQGKLQVFNLSKNVFRVFDLK from the coding sequence ATGATTGAAAAAGAAGCACTTAAATCGAAATTAAAACAAACACACATTGCCGTAGTTGGTTGTGGTGGTTTGGGTTGCGGAACAGTATTGTCGTTAACATTGCTCGGTGTTGGAAAATTAACCATTATTGATGATGATCGTGTAGAAACAGACAATCTACAACGTCAAATTTTATATGATCTTACTTCGGTTGGAAACTATAAATGTGATGTGGTAAAAGAACAATTACACGCACGAAACAACACCATAGAAATTACAAGCTTCAAAGAACGATTGACTTCCCAAAACAGCGAAAAATTGCTCAAAGAAGCAACTATTATTGTTGATTGTACAGACAATTATGCTGCGCGCTTGGTCATAGATGCATATTGCAGCAAACAGCAAATTCCTATGATTTATACAGGTGTAAAAGCTGCGGAAGGACATATCTCAGTCTTCAATTATAATGGAGGAAAATCATTGACGGAAACTTTTGCAAACGCTCAAGAAGTGTTTCAAAATGAAGATTGCAACGACTCCAACGTCATGCCGCAAATTGTAAGCATAGCATCAAGTTTTCAGGTGAACGAAGTTGTTAAAATTCTACAAGAAGCTTCAACTGTATTGCAAGGAAAACTACAAGTATTCAATCTTTCAAAAAATGTATTTCGGGTTTTTGACCTAAAATAA
- a CDS encoding class I lanthipeptide, whose protein sequence is MKKKKTNLKKLTLNKNVVSKLEESQVQGGTVVTLACPVTIFCPRTIINCPDTFLCPKTLDCPLTLDCPSFGGQGCGSFIDDCPSALACPF, encoded by the coding sequence ATGAAAAAAAAGAAAACCAATTTAAAGAAGTTGACACTGAATAAAAACGTAGTGTCAAAACTAGAAGAAAGTCAAGTACAAGGAGGAACGGTAGTTACCTTGGCATGTCCTGTAACTATATTTTGTCCGAGAACGATTATCAACTGTCCAGACACATTTTTATGTCCTAAGACATTGGATTGCCCGCTTACGCTAGATTGCCCATCGTTTGGCGGTCAAGGTTGCGGATCTTTTATAGATGACTGTCCATCGGCTTTGGCTTGTCCTTTTTAA
- a CDS encoding class I lanthipeptide translates to MKKNKRSLKKLALNKSVVSKLESQQANGGAQLSVQVCPVPVDTFWNCPIDTLVCPIDTWICPIDTKICPIDTLVCPIDTIACPIDTIACPY, encoded by the coding sequence ATGAAAAAAAACAAAAGAAGTTTAAAGAAGTTGGCACTAAACAAAAGTGTTGTATCAAAATTAGAAAGTCAACAAGCAAATGGAGGTGCCCAGCTTTCAGTACAAGTTTGTCCAGTTCCTGTAGATACGTTTTGGAATTGCCCTATTGATACGCTTGTGTGCCCAATTGATACTTGGATTTGTCCTATTGACACTAAGATATGTCCTATTGATACGTTGGTATGTCCAATAGATACAATTGCTTGTCCTATTGACACTATTGCCTGTCCTTACTAA
- a CDS encoding serine hydrolase, with protein MKKALKILAIIIVVIVILVAYNYSKLNIISGYSAKSMSSSVFVANRAPAFTDSTDNGFSPINFARDFVNEQEKFASATVYGLMERTAVYRKGLGSVLIDDDYDITQETPIPLRSNVARMAPYPYGNMKQKDTTFSNIEYAKIDEAVTYAFSKVDGEDVKKTRAVLVLYKDQIIAERYADGFTKDSRILGWSMTKSVLSTVYGILQYEGKLSVSDKAPIEAWQKDERKDITIHNLLQMNSGLEWDEDYSKISDVTEMLFLAKDMTASQIDKPLVGKPNETWNYSSGTSNLLSGILRKQFNSHQEYLDFPYTNFIDKIGMHSMLIEADMVGNYVGSSYAWATPRDWAKFGLLYLHKGNWNGTRIFDESWVDYITKPTPTSNGRYGGHFWLNAGGFHPDVPKDMYSANGYQGQRIYIVPSKDLVVVRFGLVGKDELDFNKFLSEICNAVK; from the coding sequence ATGAAAAAAGCCTTAAAGATTTTAGCAATTATTATTGTCGTCATCGTAATTCTTGTTGCATACAATTATTCAAAATTAAATATCATTTCAGGATATTCAGCAAAAAGCATGAGTTCTTCGGTATTTGTAGCGAATAGAGCACCTGCGTTTACAGATTCAACCGATAATGGATTTTCACCTATAAATTTTGCGCGTGATTTTGTAAATGAGCAGGAAAAATTTGCTTCTGCAACTGTATATGGATTGATGGAACGCACTGCCGTGTACAGAAAAGGCTTAGGAAGCGTGTTGATTGATGATGACTACGACATTACACAAGAAACGCCAATTCCACTCCGATCAAATGTAGCGCGCATGGCTCCGTATCCATACGGAAACATGAAACAAAAGGATACTACGTTTTCAAATATTGAGTATGCAAAAATTGACGAAGCTGTCACATACGCGTTTTCCAAAGTTGACGGAGAAGATGTGAAAAAAACACGCGCTGTCTTGGTATTGTACAAAGATCAAATTATTGCAGAACGGTATGCAGATGGCTTTACAAAAGATTCTAGAATACTAGGTTGGTCCATGACAAAAAGTGTACTCAGTACTGTATATGGGATTTTACAATATGAAGGAAAACTAAGTGTTTCAGACAAAGCACCGATAGAAGCTTGGCAAAAAGATGAACGCAAAGACATTACTATTCATAATCTATTACAAATGAACAGTGGTTTGGAATGGGATGAAGATTACAGTAAAATTTCTGATGTTACCGAAATGCTGTTCTTAGCAAAAGACATGACAGCATCACAAATAGACAAACCATTGGTGGGAAAACCAAATGAAACGTGGAACTACTCTTCAGGGACTTCAAACCTACTATCGGGAATTTTGCGCAAACAATTCAACTCGCATCAAGAATATTTAGACTTTCCATACACAAACTTCATAGATAAAATTGGCATGCATTCCATGTTGATTGAAGCAGACATGGTCGGAAACTATGTAGGTTCGTCCTATGCTTGGGCAACACCACGCGATTGGGCAAAATTTGGATTGCTATACTTACACAAAGGCAATTGGAATGGAACACGTATTTTTGACGAATCTTGGGTAGATTATATTACCAAACCCACACCAACATCCAACGGTCGCTATGGCGGTCACTTTTGGTTGAATGCAGGTGGATTCCATCCGGATGTACCAAAAGATATGTATTCAGCAAATGGCTATCAAGGACAACGTATTTACATCGTGCCTTCAAAGGATTTAGTCGTTGTTCGTTTCGGATTGGTAGGAAAAGATGAATTGGATTTCAATAAATTTCTAAGTGAAATATGTAACGCGGTGAAATAA
- a CDS encoding DUF2589 domain-containing protein gives MPVNPNEIANINFSAMLGKPLTAVIDAQAAAALSTVDFINEVGLDDMGNVKNVTFAYSKLVDGSPTSVTLTTPLLTIIPIPFLRVADTTIDFNAKISSVTKVTTTTSHKLDLSAELSLRWAWGRFDFKGSYSYQKKNTYSDESKRSYSMNIRIHAVQDEIPAGMSRVLDMLEESITES, from the coding sequence ATGCCAGTTAATCCAAATGAAATTGCTAACATCAACTTTAGTGCGATGTTAGGAAAGCCATTAACAGCAGTTATTGATGCGCAAGCAGCAGCAGCACTTTCTACAGTTGATTTTATCAACGAAGTAGGTCTTGATGATATGGGGAATGTAAAAAATGTAACATTCGCATATTCTAAATTAGTTGACGGATCGCCAACATCGGTAACCTTAACAACACCGTTGTTGACCATCATTCCAATTCCTTTTTTGCGAGTAGCCGATACTACTATTGATTTTAATGCTAAAATTTCTAGTGTTACCAAAGTTACAACTACAACTTCTCACAAATTAGATTTAAGTGCTGAATTGAGTTTACGTTGGGCTTGGGGACGTTTTGACTTTAAAGGAAGTTATTCGTACCAAAAGAAAAATACGTACTCAGATGAGTCAAAACGCTCTTACAGTATGAATATTAGAATTCATGCCGTACAAGACGAAATTCCAGCAGGAATGAGTCGTGTGTTAGACATGCTTGAAGAGTCTATTACTGAATCTTAG
- the sufD gene encoding Fe-S cluster assembly protein SufD, with product MELKDKLLSSFMVFEDRVNNHQSKSINEIRNTAIKTFQQKGFPTKRDEDWKYTSLNALLKHDYTISPQQETAIEFKEVKKYFIHDIDTYKIVFIDGKYSSFLSETTHDGIDVCLMSSALNKPKYKIIMDSYYNKAAKADHSLTSLNTAFASEGAYIHIPRNKVVEKPIQIVHFSTGSEASMMLQPRNLIVVDENSHVQIIERHQSLTSNVVLTNSVTEVFANKRAIVDYYKIQNDNQDASLIDNTFISQKQSSNVSVHTFSFGGKLVRNNLQFFQKGERIDSTMKGITIIGDKQHVDHNTLVHHIEPNCESHQDYKGIFGDRSTGVFNGKVIVEKEAQKTNAFQANNNILVDDKATINTKPQLEIFADDVKCSHGCTIGQLDKDALFYLRSRGIPEKEAKALLMYAFANNVLESVKISAIKTRITKLIAQKLGVNLGFDL from the coding sequence ATGGAGTTAAAAGATAAATTATTGTCATCTTTTATGGTTTTTGAAGATCGTGTCAACAATCATCAATCAAAAAGCATAAATGAAATTAGAAATACTGCCATTAAAACGTTTCAGCAAAAAGGATTTCCAACGAAGCGAGATGAAGACTGGAAATATACTTCACTGAATGCGTTGTTAAAACACGACTACACGATTTCTCCACAACAAGAAACTGCCATTGAGTTTAAGGAAGTAAAAAAATATTTTATCCACGATATTGATACGTATAAAATTGTATTTATCGATGGAAAGTATAGTTCGTTCCTTTCAGAAACTACGCATGACGGTATTGATGTTTGTTTGATGAGTTCTGCCTTGAACAAGCCGAAGTATAAAATTATCATGGATTCATACTATAATAAAGCTGCGAAGGCAGATCATAGTTTGACGTCTTTAAATACAGCTTTTGCTTCGGAAGGTGCATACATTCACATTCCTAGAAATAAAGTTGTTGAGAAACCGATACAAATTGTTCACTTTTCTACGGGCAGCGAAGCGTCAATGATGTTGCAGCCACGAAATTTAATTGTTGTAGATGAGAATTCGCATGTGCAAATCATTGAACGCCATCAAAGTTTAACGTCGAATGTGGTATTGACAAATTCAGTAACAGAAGTTTTTGCCAACAAACGTGCAATTGTTGATTATTATAAGATTCAAAATGATAATCAAGATGCATCTTTGATTGACAACACGTTTATTTCTCAAAAACAAAGCAGTAACGTGTCGGTTCATACCTTTTCATTTGGTGGAAAGTTGGTGCGAAACAATTTGCAGTTTTTCCAAAAAGGAGAACGTATTGATTCTACCATGAAAGGAATTACAATTATTGGCGATAAACAGCACGTAGATCACAATACATTGGTACATCATATTGAGCCAAATTGTGAAAGTCACCAAGATTACAAAGGTATTTTTGGCGATCGTTCCACGGGTGTTTTCAATGGAAAAGTCATTGTAGAGAAAGAAGCACAAAAAACCAACGCTTTTCAGGCGAACAATAATATTTTAGTAGACGATAAAGCGACGATCAATACCAAACCACAATTGGAAATTTTTGCAGACGATGTAAAATGTTCACATGGTTGTACCATTGGTCAGTTAGACAAAGATGCGCTGTTTTACTTACGTTCACGAGGAATTCCTGAGAAGGAAGCAAAAGCATTACTCATGTATGCTTTTGCTAATAACGTTTTAGAAAGCGTGAAGATAAGCGCCATTAAAACCCGAATCACCAAATTGATTGCTCAAAAATTGGGTGTCAATTTAGGATTCGATTTATAG
- the sufC gene encoding Fe-S cluster assembly ATPase SufC produces MLHIKNLHAGIENKGILKGINLEVNAGEVHAIMGPNGSGKSTLSSVIAGKEEYEVTEGEIFLNGENIEELGPEERAHEGVFLSFQYPVEIPGVSVTNFVKTAINETRKAKGLEEMPAREMLKKIREKAELLEIDRGFLSRSLNEGFSGGEKKRNEIFQMAMLEPKLAILDETDSGLDIDALRIVANGVNKLRSEDNAVIVITHYQRLLEYIVPDFVHVLHDGKIVKSGTKELALELEEKGYDWVKQEATI; encoded by the coding sequence ATGTTACATATAAAAAATCTACACGCAGGTATTGAGAATAAGGGAATTCTAAAAGGAATCAACCTTGAGGTAAACGCTGGAGAAGTACATGCGATTATGGGGCCAAATGGATCAGGTAAAAGTACCTTATCTTCGGTTATTGCTGGAAAAGAAGAATACGAAGTTACGGAAGGAGAAATTTTTTTAAACGGAGAAAATATTGAAGAATTAGGACCCGAAGAACGTGCGCACGAAGGTGTGTTTTTATCGTTTCAATATCCTGTGGAAATTCCTGGAGTTTCTGTGACAAATTTTGTAAAAACCGCAATTAACGAAACGCGCAAAGCGAAAGGGTTGGAAGAAATGCCAGCCAGAGAAATGTTAAAGAAAATTCGCGAGAAAGCGGAATTGTTAGAAATTGATAGAGGCTTTTTATCTCGTTCACTGAATGAAGGATTTTCTGGTGGAGAGAAAAAACGTAATGAGATTTTTCAAATGGCAATGCTAGAGCCAAAATTAGCCATCTTAGATGAAACAGATTCAGGATTGGATATTGACGCCTTGCGAATTGTAGCAAATGGTGTGAATAAATTACGCAGTGAAGATAATGCCGTGATCGTAATTACACACTACCAACGTTTGTTGGAATATATTGTACCAGATTTTGTACACGTTTTACATGACGGAAAAATTGTAAAATCGGGAACCAAAGAACTTGCCTTAGAGCTAGAAGAAAAAGGATACGATTGGGTAAAGCAAGAAGCAACTATTTAA
- the sufB gene encoding Fe-S cluster assembly protein SufB, which produces MSKYTEEELQKELETKEYEYGFYTDLNSDTFPKGLNEDIIRAISEKKNEPAWMTEWRLDAFKIWSEMEEPEWANVHYEKPDFQAISYYSAPKKTDPNKSLDDVDPELLEMYKKLGISVDEQKKLQGIAIDVVVDSVSVATTFKKTLAEKGIIFCPISEAIQEHPELVKKYIGTIVPKKDNFYAALNSAVFTDGSFCYIPKGVRCPMELSTYFRINEAGTGQFERTLVIADESSYVSYLEGCTAPSRDENQLHAAVVELIALDNAEIKYSTVQNWFPGNAQGKGGVYNFVTKRGLCETNAKISWTQVETGSAVTWKYPSCILKGDNSVGEFYSIAVTNNYQQADTGTKMIHLGKNTKSTIISKGISAGKSQNSYRGLVQVAPRAENARNFSQCDSLLMGNKCGAHTFPYIEAKNKTAQIEHEATTSKIGEDQIFYCNQRGIDTEKAIALIVNGFSKDVLNKLPMEFAVEAQKLLEISLEGSVG; this is translated from the coding sequence ATGAGTAAATATACTGAAGAAGAATTACAGAAAGAGTTGGAAACGAAAGAGTATGAGTATGGTTTTTATACCGACCTCAATAGTGATACGTTTCCAAAAGGTTTGAATGAAGATATCATACGTGCCATTTCTGAAAAGAAAAATGAGCCTGCATGGATGACCGAATGGCGCTTGGACGCTTTTAAAATTTGGTCTGAAATGGAAGAACCAGAATGGGCAAATGTGCATTATGAAAAACCAGATTTTCAAGCAATTTCATACTATTCCGCTCCAAAAAAAACAGATCCTAATAAATCATTGGACGATGTAGATCCAGAATTGTTAGAAATGTATAAAAAATTGGGGATTTCCGTAGATGAACAAAAAAAACTGCAAGGAATTGCCATTGATGTTGTGGTTGACTCCGTTTCTGTAGCGACTACTTTCAAAAAGACATTAGCTGAAAAAGGCATCATCTTCTGCCCAATTTCAGAAGCGATTCAAGAACATCCTGAATTGGTTAAAAAATATATTGGGACTATCGTTCCTAAAAAAGACAACTTTTACGCAGCATTAAATTCTGCCGTTTTCACGGATGGATCTTTCTGTTATATTCCAAAAGGCGTGCGTTGTCCGATGGAATTATCAACCTATTTCCGAATCAATGAAGCTGGAACTGGGCAGTTTGAGCGTACATTAGTCATTGCAGATGAAAGCAGCTATGTAAGTTATTTGGAAGGCTGTACTGCTCCATCACGTGATGAAAATCAATTGCATGCAGCCGTGGTAGAATTGATTGCCTTGGACAATGCGGAAATCAAATATTCAACAGTACAAAACTGGTTCCCTGGAAATGCACAAGGAAAAGGTGGTGTATACAATTTTGTAACCAAAAGAGGATTGTGCGAAACCAATGCTAAGATTTCTTGGACACAAGTAGAAACTGGTTCCGCAGTAACATGGAAATATCCAAGTTGCATATTGAAAGGTGACAATTCCGTAGGAGAATTCTATTCCATTGCCGTTACAAATAATTATCAACAAGCAGATACTGGAACCAAGATGATTCACCTTGGAAAAAACACAAAAAGTACCATTATCTCTAAAGGTATTTCTGCTGGAAAATCACAAAATAGTTACCGAGGGTTGGTCCAAGTGGCACCAAGAGCAGAAAATGCGCGTAACTTTTCACAGTGTGATTCGCTCTTGATGGGAAATAAATGTGGCGCACACACCTTTCCATACATTGAAGCAAAAAACAAAACCGCTCAAATAGAACACGAAGCTACGACAAGTAAAATTGGAGAAGACCAAATTTTTTATTGCAATCAACGTGGAATTGACACCGAAAAAGCCATTGCTTTAATTGTCAATGGATTTAGCAAAGACGTGTTGAACAAACTGCCAATGGAATTTGCAGTAGAAGCACAAAAATTATTAGAAATCTCCTTAGAAGGTTCTGTTGGATAA
- a CDS encoding iron-sulfur cluster assembly accessory protein, which yields MITVSDTARKKVVQLMTDDGFDATTDYVRVGVKSGGCSGLSYDLTFDKSQKEEDKVFEDNGVKIIVDKKSFLYLVGTVLEYSGGLNGKGFVFNNPNAQRTCGCGESFSL from the coding sequence ATGATAACAGTTTCAGACACAGCCCGTAAAAAAGTAGTCCAGCTCATGACCGATGATGGTTTTGACGCAACTACTGATTATGTTCGTGTTGGTGTAAAAAGTGGTGGATGTTCCGGATTATCGTACGATTTAACATTTGACAAAAGTCAAAAAGAAGAGGATAAAGTTTTTGAAGACAATGGTGTCAAAATTATTGTAGACAAAAAAAGCTTCTTATATCTCGTAGGAACTGTTTTGGAATATTCAGGCGGATTGAATGGAAAAGGGTTTGTTTTTAACAATCCTAACGCACAGCGCACCTGTGGATGCGGAGAATCGTTCTCGCTGTAA
- a CDS encoding LamG-like jellyroll fold domain-containing protein translates to MRKNYIFLLAFLTICVVGAEAQTLGYAICFDGVNDFAPVYRSSETGIFGTNANNDSFTIEFWVKDNGNGGKHMYSKHYDSGTAKEGYFIERDATSGFVTAGIANNTNNWTTVTGTRAINDGNWHHVAVTFDITIGRLMLYVDGHWEATANGITPVFGNTVDARLSSSEHENTFFGGAFDEVRVWNTIRTASEINIGMNMEVATNSTGLVQYFKCNEGIPDTDNWILYQLVDHTGNGRPGDLWNVFRLGTCSNWVHTVSDSVLSTETFEALTEGLTLYPNPANSIIKINGLRTTVDYQIYNMLGAVVKTGNTTNNEVISIDNLRNGMYFLKLSDNRTIKFIKR, encoded by the coding sequence ATGAGAAAAAATTACATTTTTTTACTAGCATTTTTAACCATCTGTGTTGTAGGCGCAGAAGCACAAACCTTAGGTTATGCCATCTGTTTTGATGGCGTCAATGATTTTGCGCCGGTCTACAGATCTAGCGAAACAGGAATCTTTGGAACCAATGCGAACAATGATAGTTTTACGATCGAATTTTGGGTAAAAGACAACGGAAATGGCGGAAAACACATGTATTCCAAACATTATGACAGCGGCACCGCAAAAGAAGGATATTTTATTGAGAGAGATGCTACTTCAGGATTCGTGACTGCTGGAATTGCAAACAATACAAATAATTGGACTACAGTTACAGGAACCAGAGCCATCAATGATGGAAATTGGCATCATGTTGCAGTTACTTTTGATATTACTATAGGTCGATTAATGTTATACGTTGATGGACATTGGGAAGCTACTGCTAATGGAATTACACCTGTATTTGGAAATACTGTAGATGCGCGTTTGTCAAGTTCTGAACACGAAAACACGTTTTTTGGAGGTGCGTTTGACGAGGTAAGAGTATGGAATACCATCAGAACGGCTTCAGAAATTAATATCGGAATGAACATGGAAGTAGCTACCAATTCAACAGGTTTGGTTCAATACTTCAAGTGCAATGAAGGAATTCCTGATACCGATAACTGGATTTTATATCAGTTGGTAGATCATACAGGAAATGGACGTCCTGGAGATTTATGGAATGTTTTCAGATTGGGAACCTGTTCAAATTGGGTGCATACAGTATCAGATTCAGTATTGTCTACTGAAACATTTGAAGCGCTTACTGAAGGATTAACTTTGTATCCAAATCCAGCAAATTCTATCATTAAGATCAATGGTTTGCGAACAACAGTTGATTATCAAATATACAATATGTTAGGCGCAGTGGTAAAAACAGGAAATACAACGAACAATGAAGTAATTTCCATTGATAATTTACGCAACGGAATGTACTTTTTAAAGTTATCAGATAACAGAACTATTAAGTTTATTAAGCGATAA